The following proteins come from a genomic window of Coregonus clupeaformis isolate EN_2021a chromosome 2, ASM2061545v1, whole genome shotgun sequence:
- the dock2 gene encoding dedicator of cytokinesis protein 2, producing MTAILSQMDDSHYSSYLETFSGTTDLVDFLMETFLLFKDLIGKHVYPSDWMAMIMVQNRVFLRAINTYADTMNLKFLNNNDFEVQLWNNYFHLAVAFITQESLQLQHFSSTKRNKILAKYGDMRRLIGFAIRDMWYKLGGNKICFIPGMVGPILEMTLIPEEELRRATIPIFFDMMQCEHTLSTHFHKFENEIILKLDHEVEGGGGDERYMELLETILLECAVAHPLLRPEVEHFVTLVKGLLVRLLDYRTVMSDDSRNNRMSCTVNLLNFYKDINREGMYIRYLYKLRDLHLDVENYTEAAYTLLLHSRLLKWSDDQCSPQFEVRSCQTQRQLKETLYDIIIGDFDKGKMWEEAITLCKELADQYEMEVFDYELLSQSLKQQAKFYENIMKILRPKPDYFAVGYYGQGYPPFLRNKVFIHRGKEYERREDFQNQLMSQFPIAVRLNITTMPGDDVRLSPLQYIQCFTVQPVLEIPPHLKNKPVPDQINNFYKSNYVQRFHYSRPVRRGPVDPNNEFVSMWIERTTFTTVYKLPGILRWFEATDMKHTTISPLENAIETMESTNDKILTMVNQYQADDALPINPLSMLLNGIVDPAVMGGFAKYEKAFFTEEYNLQHPEDRDKLDRLKDLIAWQIPLLGGGISLHGKRVTDDLRPFHERMEECFKHMRKKVEKEYGVRELPDMDERKSTRPRSVLRSFRQSVISICSLQGSECGTPTKPYPDSGLPDTVAPRTPTLQSSSGSGSMADEGGAEGEVKLRKSKKKRKRSSMIFIPEERDRTNTLDSKRLSKKQEFRSDTNLSEPCQGNDSLTNANSRSLPAITGLSLSVANGSEEAESARSRRDSKSMSVCLPGDRTPDRRSKGVINLLFGAKSNKSEQQNNKSSTDPGNKKASHF from the exons ATGACGGCCATTCTGAGTCAGATGGATGACAGCCACTACTCCAGCTACCTAGAAACCTTCTCAGGCACCACTGACCTAGTG GACTTTCTGATGGAGACATTCCTACTTTTTAAGGATCTGATTGGGAAGCACGTCTATCCCTCTGACTGGATGGCTATGATCATGGTGCAGAACAG GGTGTTCCTCAGAGCAATCAACACCTACGCTGACACCATGAACCTCAAGTTCCTCAACAACAACGACTTTGAAGtgcag CTATGGAATAATTACTTCCATTTGGCCGTTGCATTCATTACCCAAGAGTCATTGCAGCTCCAGCACTTCTCCTCAACCAAGAGGAACAAGATCCTGGCAAA GTATGGAGACATGAGGAGACTCATTGGTTTTGCCATACGGGACATGTGGTACAAACtgg gtgggaATAAGATCTGTTTTATCCCTGGGATGGTGGGTCCTATCCTGGAGATGACTCTGATTCCTGAGGAAGAGCTGAGACGAGCCACCATCCCCATCTTCTTCGACATGATGCAGTGTGAACACACACTCTCCACACACTTCCACAAG TTTGAGAATGAGATCATTCTGAAGCTGGATcatgaggtggagggaggaggaggagatgagagatacATGGAGCTACTGGAAACCAT tCTGTTGGAGTGTGCTGTGGCGCATCCCTTGTTGAGGCCAGAGGTCGAGCACTTCGTTACCTTGGTGAAGGGACTACTGGTGCGTCTCCTTGACTACCGCACAGTGATGAGCGACGACAGCCGCAACAACCGCATGAGCTGTACTGTCAATCTCCTG AATTTCTACAAGGACATCAACCGTGAAGGGATGTACATCAG aTACCTATATAAGCTGAGAGACCTTCACTTGGATGTGGAAAACTACACAGAGGCTGCATACACCCTGCTGCTTCACTCTCGCCTGCTtaag TGGTCAGACGACCAGTGCAGTCCCCAGTTTGAGGTGCGTAGCTGTCAGACCCAGCGTCAGCTGAAGGAGACGCTCTATGACATCATCATCGGAGACTTCGACAAGGGCAAG ATGTGGGAGGAAGCCATCACTCTGTGTAAGGAGTTGGCTGACCAGTATGAGATGGAAGTATTTGACTACGAGCTGCTCAGCCAGAGTCTG aagCAGCAGGCTAAGTTCTATGAGAACATTAtgaagatcctgaggcccaagcCAGACTACTTTGCAGTGGGATACTATGGACAGGGTTACCCTCCCTTCCTCAGG AACAAGGTGTTTATCCACCGGGGGAAGGAGTACGAGCGTAGAGAAGACTTTCAGAACCAGCTGATGAGTCAGTTCCCTATCGCTGTCCGTCTCAATATCACCACCATGCCTGGAGACGACGTCAGACTCTCCCCTCTGCAGT ACATCCAGTGTTTCACTGTCCAGCCTGTCCTGGAGATCCCACCTCACCTGAAGAACAAACCTGTCCCTGACCAGATCAACAA CTTCTACAAGTCCAACTATGTGCAgcgtttccactactccagacCAGTGAGGAGAGGACCAGTGGACCCCAACAATGAGTTTGTA TCAATGTGGATTGAGCGCACCACGTTCACCACAGTGTACAAACTCCCTGGGATCCTGCGCTGGTTTGAGGCCACAGACATGAAACAT accacTATCAGTCCTCTGGAGAATGCCATAGAGACCATGGAGAGCACAAACGACAAGATTCTCACCATGGTCAATCAATACCAGGCCGATGACGCCCTTCCCATCAACCCCCTCTCCATGCTGCTCAACGGCATCGTGGACCCCGCTGTCATGGGGGGCTTCGCCAAGTACGAGAAG GCCTTCTTCACTGAGGAGTACAACCTGCAACACCCAGAGGACAGAGATAAGCTGGATCGCCTCAAAGACCTCATCGCATGGcag ATCCCGTTGCTGGGGGGAGGGATCTCTCTACATGGGAAGAGAGTGACAGATGACCTACGACCTTTCCACGAGCGCATGGAGGAGTGCTTCAAACACATGAGGAAGAAGGTGGAGAAGGAATACGGAGTGAGGGAGCTg CCGGATATGGATGAGAGGAAGTCAACTCGTCCGCGCTCTGTCCTTCGCTCCTTCCGTCAGTCTGTCATCTCCATCTGCTCCCTCCAGGGGTCTGAGTGTGGGACCCCCACCAAACCTTACCcagacag TGGTCTCCCTGACACGGTGGCCCCCCGGACCCCCACCCTGCAGAGCTCCAGTGGGAGTGGGAGCATGGCGGATGAGGGAGGGGCCGAGGGGGAGGTGAAACTCAGGAAGtccaagaagaagaggaagaggagcagcatGATCTTCAtcccagaggagagagacaggaccaACACGCTGGACAGCAAAcgg cTGTCCAAGAAGCAGGAGTTCCGCAGTGACACCAACCTGTCTGAACCCTGTCAGGGAAACGACTCTCTCACCAACGCCAACTCCAGGTCTCTGCCTGCTATTACAG GTCTGTCTCTGTCCGTGGCCAATGGTAGTGAGGAGGCGGAGTCAGCCCGGTCCAGGAGGGACAGTAAGAGCATGTCTGTGTGTCTTCCTGGTGACCGTACCCCTGACAGACGTTCCAAAGGAGTCATCAACCTGCTGTTCGGggccaag AGCAACAAATCAGAGCAACAGAACAACAAGTCGTCTACTGACCCAGGCAACAAGAAAGCCAGTCATTTCTAA